In Desulfuromonas sp. KJ2020, a single window of DNA contains:
- a CDS encoding phosphoglucomutase/phosphomannomutase family protein, with protein sequence MNRISFGTSGWRGIFCEDFTFENVRVVTQAIADHLNAQKIGSQGVVVGYDARFMGDRFARETARVLAGAGIKTFLCDRDTPTPVIAFEILRRQAAGGINFTASHNPYDYNGLKFSPAWGGPALPETTRDIEDRANAMLGEVCYRQMPLDQAFRAALIEEIDPRSDYFAAVRKLVDLPVIGRSGLMLAVNPLYGTGRGYLDTLLQEAGVKTVTMNDHRDPYFGGLPPEPSASSIGDFIKRVREDEQIRLGLATDGDADRYGIIDADGTFIEPNYVLALLLDYLVRVKGMKGAAARSVATSHFIDAVAKHHGLDVLETPVGFKFIGEFIRDDRILIGGEESAGLTIRGHVPDKDGILACLLVAEMVAVEKKTLTQLLQDLYRRVGEFYTRRVNIHLSPDLEASLPGKLQNPPKALAGKPVEQVITIDGCKFLFADGSWVLFRKSGTEPVVRVYGEAGSQDDLDGLMKAAANFVQGA encoded by the coding sequence ATGAACCGTATCAGTTTCGGCACCTCCGGTTGGCGGGGGATATTCTGCGAGGATTTCACCTTTGAGAATGTGCGGGTGGTGACCCAGGCTATTGCCGATCATCTCAATGCTCAAAAAATTGGCTCCCAGGGGGTGGTGGTCGGTTACGACGCCCGTTTCATGGGGGATCGGTTCGCCCGGGAGACCGCCCGGGTGCTGGCCGGTGCCGGCATCAAGACGTTTTTGTGCGACCGGGATACGCCGACCCCTGTTATCGCTTTTGAAATCCTGCGTCGGCAGGCAGCCGGCGGCATCAACTTCACGGCCAGCCATAACCCGTACGATTACAACGGCCTGAAATTTTCTCCGGCCTGGGGGGGGCCGGCCCTGCCTGAGACGACTCGGGATATTGAAGATCGGGCCAATGCCATGCTCGGCGAGGTCTGCTATCGTCAGATGCCCCTTGACCAGGCCTTTCGCGCCGCTCTGATTGAAGAGATCGACCCCCGGTCCGATTATTTCGCCGCCGTCCGCAAACTGGTCGATCTGCCGGTCATCGGCCGCAGTGGCTTGATGCTGGCCGTCAATCCGCTCTACGGAACGGGGCGGGGCTATCTCGACACCCTGCTGCAAGAGGCCGGTGTCAAAACCGTCACTATGAATGATCATCGTGATCCCTATTTCGGCGGACTCCCGCCGGAGCCTTCGGCCAGCAGTATCGGAGATTTCATCAAAAGGGTCCGTGAAGATGAGCAGATCAGGCTGGGACTGGCTACCGACGGCGACGCTGACCGTTACGGCATTATTGATGCCGATGGCACGTTCATCGAGCCCAATTACGTGCTGGCTTTGCTCCTCGACTACCTGGTTCGCGTCAAGGGGATGAAGGGGGCGGCGGCCCGCTCCGTGGCCACCTCCCATTTCATCGATGCGGTGGCCAAACATCATGGGCTTGACGTGCTGGAAACACCGGTGGGTTTCAAGTTCATCGGCGAATTTATCCGCGATGATCGTATCCTCATCGGTGGCGAGGAGAGCGCCGGTCTGACCATCCGGGGGCATGTCCCGGACAAGGATGGCATCCTGGCCTGCCTGCTGGTGGCGGAAATGGTGGCGGTCGAAAAGAAAACCCTCACGCAATTGCTGCAGGATCTCTATCGACGCGTCGGCGAGTTTTATACCCGGCGGGTAAATATCCACCTGAGCCCCGATCTGGAAGCGTCCCTGCCGGGCAAACTCCAGAATCCGCCCAAGGCGCTGGCGGGCAAGCCGGTAGAGCAGGTCATCACCATCGATGGCTGCAAATTCCTCTTTGCCGACGGCTCCTGGGTGCTTTTCCGTAAATCGGGCACCGAGCCCGTCGTACGCGTCTATGGAGAGGCGGGAAGTCAGGACGACCTGGACGGCCTGATGAAAGCCGCCGCCAACTTCGTGCAAGGGGCTTAG
- a CDS encoding zinc ribbon domain-containing protein — protein sequence MPIFEYQCQTCGQLFEKIRSAPSEHEKCPKCDGVAVRKVSMTAASPSSSSSAPACGSGGFS from the coding sequence ATGCCAATCTTCGAGTACCAGTGCCAAACCTGTGGGCAGCTCTTCGAAAAAATCCGTTCCGCCCCTTCGGAGCATGAGAAATGCCCCAAGTGTGACGGTGTCGCCGTCCGCAAGGTATCCATGACCGCCGCCTCACCTTCGTCATCATCCTCCGCTCCCGCCTGCGGCAGTGGCGGCTTCAGTTGA
- a CDS encoding EVE domain-containing protein, whose product MATRRYWLMKSEPECFSFADLENRPNGIEHWDGVRNYQARNFLRDEIKAGDGVLFYHSNIKEPAIVGLARVVREGYPDHTALDPRSDHFDPRASEENPLWFMVDVQYVAPLPHPLTRSELQAHPVLRGMDVLKKGNRLSVQPVRPEEWQAVLEIAGLQDRDL is encoded by the coding sequence ATGGCGACCAGACGCTACTGGCTGATGAAATCGGAACCGGAATGTTTCTCCTTTGCCGACCTGGAAAATCGTCCCAACGGCATCGAGCATTGGGATGGTGTGCGGAATTATCAGGCCCGAAATTTTCTGCGGGATGAGATCAAGGCGGGGGATGGGGTGCTGTTTTACCACAGCAATATCAAGGAGCCGGCTATTGTCGGTCTCGCCCGGGTGGTCCGCGAAGGTTATCCCGACCATACGGCGCTCGACCCGCGCAGTGATCATTTCGATCCCCGGGCCAGCGAGGAAAATCCCCTCTGGTTTATGGTCGACGTGCAATATGTGGCCCCTCTTCCGCACCCGCTGACACGAAGTGAACTGCAGGCTCATCCGGTGCTTCGGGGGATGGATGTCCTTAAGAAAGGAAATCGGCTTAGTGTGCAGCCCGTGCGCCCGGAAGAATGGCAGGCGGTCCTGGAAATCGCTGGATTGCAGGATAGGGATCTCTGA
- a CDS encoding AsmA family protein, translating to MKKAAKYAAIVLAVVVVLVVTAGVLAKVLITPERVKNTVLPLAEKTLNRKVELGDVQVSLFSGIGLSQLRIAEPQGEEYFVAAEKLVLRYRFWPLLFMKVVVDEVRLEEPRIRIERLPDGTFNFSDLMAEKNPPAEESVPVPQPVEDGKDGGIDLLISRVVLNGGEVLFLDRSLGGEAPYRYKVSGLSLSALDISLEKDFPFSLDAVLGEATLAVAGKANVAASRGEASVKLSPLDITPFTPYFRQQLPGRLDALRVALDLTAQGDSKGLWSRGTISLSNLDILLDALKDVPIHDASLSLDYDLDIDLAQQVLDIKPTTLTANGIVARMQGRVSDYATAPQLDMTVELPDLDIRSALQAVPAGLVPDLGDLDPAGQVRARLNLAGSTNEPLKLLRDGEIVLSGVQASVASLRPALSGRLALKGDTVDAQQLEVKMGDTTAAIDLKVTNLFGKPLRIENSLTADRLLLDPLLQGGKEKEATAGAGGTAAGKAAKDQTADIGPFDLPLDVTGEARIGQTVYRGMKIENLFAQYHLKNNVFTLETLTGDVAGGTFTEKAVVDLGQKGLAYDSAFRLQGAQMSPILTAFLPKSADTVHGGLDLNLTLKGKGVSSADLRRNLSGAGDFLFKDGKLSGGALVKGLSDFLAIEELRELNVRESAGSFTIEKGKFLIQSTLAGSNARFSPKGSLGMDGSLDLSLDLRLSPELSRKLDSKGTVSQFLTDADGWGLVPLRLAGTLDKPRFGLDTSAAKEQVKEKAAQELQRQLEKKLFKTDDTAEGEADPAKDAGKKVLEDTIRGLFGR from the coding sequence ATGAAAAAAGCTGCTAAATACGCCGCGATAGTCCTGGCCGTGGTGGTGGTTCTGGTCGTGACGGCTGGAGTGCTGGCCAAGGTTCTGATCACCCCGGAAAGGGTAAAAAACACCGTTCTTCCTCTGGCTGAAAAAACCCTCAACCGCAAGGTCGAGTTGGGGGATGTCCAGGTCAGTCTCTTCTCGGGGATTGGACTCAGTCAGCTGCGCATCGCTGAACCTCAAGGCGAGGAATATTTTGTGGCGGCTGAGAAACTGGTTCTGCGCTACCGTTTCTGGCCACTCCTTTTCATGAAGGTGGTGGTCGACGAAGTCCGCCTCGAAGAGCCCAGAATTCGCATTGAGCGCCTGCCGGACGGCACTTTCAATTTTAGCGATCTGATGGCTGAAAAGAACCCTCCTGCGGAAGAAAGTGTGCCCGTTCCTCAGCCTGTGGAGGACGGTAAGGATGGTGGCATCGATCTTTTGATCTCCCGGGTCGTCCTGAACGGTGGCGAAGTCCTTTTCCTTGACCGCAGTCTCGGTGGCGAAGCGCCCTACCGCTACAAGGTGAGTGGGCTCAGCCTTTCGGCCCTGGACATCTCCCTGGAAAAGGATTTCCCCTTCTCCCTGGATGCCGTGTTGGGGGAAGCGACCCTTGCCGTTGCCGGTAAGGCCAATGTGGCTGCGAGTCGTGGAGAGGCCAGCGTCAAACTTTCTCCTCTCGATATCACCCCCTTTACGCCCTATTTTCGGCAGCAGTTGCCGGGACGTCTCGATGCTCTAAGGGTCGCTCTTGATCTTACCGCTCAAGGGGACAGCAAGGGGCTTTGGTCGCGAGGCACGATCAGCCTCTCGAATCTCGATATTCTTTTGGACGCCCTCAAGGATGTTCCCATCCATGACGCCTCCCTCTCGCTTGATTATGACCTCGACATCGACCTGGCCCAGCAGGTTCTGGATATCAAACCGACCACGCTGACGGCCAACGGGATTGTGGCAAGGATGCAGGGGCGTGTATCGGACTACGCCACGGCGCCGCAGCTCGATATGACGGTTGAATTGCCCGATCTGGACATTCGCTCCGCCTTGCAGGCCGTTCCAGCCGGGCTCGTTCCCGATCTTGGCGATCTCGATCCCGCCGGTCAGGTCAGGGCCCGCCTTAATCTGGCCGGTTCGACGAACGAGCCCCTTAAACTTCTGCGTGACGGGGAAATCGTTTTGTCCGGTGTTCAGGCCAGCGTTGCCTCCCTGCGGCCGGCGCTGTCCGGCCGGCTCGCCCTCAAGGGGGATACCGTCGATGCCCAGCAGCTTGAGGTGAAAATGGGGGACACCACGGCTGCCATTGACCTGAAAGTCACCAACCTTTTCGGTAAACCGCTGCGCATTGAAAACAGCCTCACCGCAGACCGACTGCTGCTTGATCCCTTGCTGCAGGGTGGGAAAGAAAAAGAAGCGACCGCCGGCGCCGGTGGCACGGCTGCCGGGAAGGCAGCTAAGGACCAAACAGCCGATATCGGCCCCTTCGATTTGCCGCTAGACGTTACCGGCGAGGCGCGCATCGGCCAGACGGTCTATCGCGGCATGAAAATTGAAAACTTGTTCGCCCAATATCATCTGAAGAACAATGTTTTTACTCTGGAAACTCTTACCGGGGATGTGGCTGGTGGAACCTTTACGGAAAAAGCCGTAGTTGATCTCGGGCAAAAAGGCCTGGCCTATGATTCGGCCTTTCGCCTGCAGGGGGCCCAGATGAGTCCCATCTTGACGGCGTTTTTGCCCAAATCGGCCGATACGGTTCATGGTGGCCTTGATCTTAATCTCACTTTGAAAGGCAAAGGGGTCTCTTCGGCTGACCTGCGTCGCAATCTCTCGGGTGCGGGTGATTTTCTTTTTAAGGACGGTAAATTGTCAGGCGGCGCCCTGGTCAAGGGTCTGTCTGATTTTTTGGCTATTGAGGAACTGCGAGAGCTGAACGTGCGCGAATCCGCCGGCAGTTTCACCATTGAAAAAGGCAAGTTTCTGATTCAAAGCACTTTGGCCGGGAGCAACGCGCGGTTTAGCCCCAAGGGATCTTTGGGCATGGATGGTTCCCTGGATCTCTCCCTTGACCTGCGTCTTTCCCCCGAGTTGTCGCGCAAGCTGGACAGCAAGGGGACGGTCAGTCAATTCCTGACCGATGCAGACGGTTGGGGACTCGTTCCCCTGCGGCTGGCCGGGACACTCGACAAGCCACGCTTTGGTCTTGATACCTCCGCAGCCAAGGAACAGGTTAAAGAAAAAGCCGCCCAGGAACTGCAACGCCAGTTGGAAAAAAAGCTGTTTAAAACGGACGACACCGCCGAGGGCGAAGCCGATCCGGCCAAGGATGCCGGCAAGAAGGTGCTGGAAGACACCATCCGCGGTTTGTTTGGCCGTTGA
- a CDS encoding ferritin family protein, with product MTGLEEFSGFEVIRAAMEVEKQGHRFYSTMSAKAKSPLAKEIFTWLAQDEVGHLKTLEDLAPKYEDGAFWESEEVFLPYLRRFSASEIFPSPARLEEVLKKDDSDLEALDLAIEAEERFAEYFHKAATQARTEDGKEAFTWLAAEEDRHARVLKERKAKILGQ from the coding sequence ATGACTGGACTGGAAGAATTCAGCGGTTTTGAAGTAATTCGCGCCGCCATGGAAGTGGAAAAACAAGGGCATCGGTTTTACTCCACCATGTCGGCCAAGGCCAAAAGTCCCCTCGCCAAGGAAATTTTCACCTGGCTGGCCCAGGATGAAGTCGGGCACCTGAAAACCCTGGAGGATCTGGCGCCGAAATACGAGGATGGCGCCTTCTGGGAGAGCGAGGAAGTATTTCTCCCCTACCTGCGCCGGTTCTCCGCCAGCGAGATATTCCCTTCGCCGGCCCGCCTGGAAGAGGTGCTGAAAAAAGACGATTCCGACCTGGAAGCTTTGGACCTTGCCATTGAAGCCGAGGAACGTTTTGCCGAATATTTCCACAAGGCTGCCACTCAGGCGCGCACCGAGGACGGTAAGGAAGCTTTCACCTGGCTGGCCGCCGAGGAGGATCGCCACGCTCGCGTCCTCAAGGAGCGCAAAGCCAAAATATTGGGCCAATAG
- the upp gene encoding uracil phosphoribosyltransferase, which translates to MAVIEVTHPLVRHKLGLMRRKNISTKDFRELASEVARLITYEATKDLETETAVIQGWAGPVEVEQIKGKKITIVPILRAGLGMMNGVLDLIPGAKVGVIGLYRDEETLLPVSYYQKFTRKMADRTALVLDPMLATGGSVVAAIDMLKKSGCQRIKGLFLVAAPEGIERLQTAHPDVDIYVASVDEKLNEQGYILPGLGDAGDKIFGTK; encoded by the coding sequence GTGGCGGTTATTGAAGTGACCCATCCCCTCGTTCGGCACAAACTGGGGCTCATGCGCAGAAAGAATATCAGCACCAAGGATTTCAGGGAGCTCGCCTCGGAAGTGGCCCGCCTGATTACCTATGAGGCCACTAAAGACCTGGAGACGGAAACGGCGGTCATTCAGGGCTGGGCCGGGCCGGTCGAGGTAGAACAGATTAAAGGGAAAAAAATTACCATTGTGCCTATCCTGCGAGCGGGGCTGGGGATGATGAACGGGGTCCTCGATCTGATTCCCGGTGCCAAGGTGGGGGTCATCGGCCTTTACCGGGACGAGGAAACCCTGTTGCCGGTCAGTTATTATCAGAAATTTACCCGCAAAATGGCGGATCGAACAGCCCTTGTCCTCGATCCGATGCTAGCCACCGGCGGCAGCGTCGTGGCCGCTATCGATATGTTGAAAAAATCGGGCTGCCAGAGAATCAAGGGACTTTTTCTCGTCGCCGCCCCGGAAGGCATTGAGCGCCTGCAAACCGCCCACCCCGATGTGGACATCTATGTGGCTTCCGTCGATGAAAAACTCAATGAGCAGGGCTATATTCTCCCCGGACTCGGCGATGCCGGAGACAAAATCTTCGGCACCAAATAG
- a CDS encoding uracil-xanthine permease family protein gives MTERTSCSDYNFRLKDSLLGAQMLFVAFGALVLVPLLTGLNPNVALFTAGVGTLLFQWITGGKVPVFLASSFAFIAPIIYGVQTWGIASTMCGLVAAGGFYVLLSLFVRWRGTRAIARIFPPIVTGPVIMVIGLILAPVAVNMALGKSGDGAIVLVEGSTAMIVSMTSLGATLLASLFGRGVVRLIPILCGLVVGYLLALFFGIVDFSRVAEAAWLAMPAFVLPEWNAAAILFMIPVAIAPAIEHFGDVLAVSSVTGKNYLKDPGVHRTLLGDGLATSMAAMLGGPPNTTYSEVTGAVALTKVYNPAVMTWTALVAIVLAFVGKVGALLQSVPVPVMGGIMLLLFGAIMVVGLNTLVRAGQDLLEPRNLAIVSLVVVFGVGGMSIPLGSVTLSGIGLAGILGVLLNLILPRGDKTSGEDGARGPAVPH, from the coding sequence ATGACTGAACGAACCTCTTGTTCGGATTATAATTTCCGACTCAAAGACAGCCTGCTCGGCGCCCAGATGCTATTTGTCGCCTTCGGAGCCCTTGTTTTAGTGCCCTTGCTGACCGGTCTCAATCCGAATGTGGCTCTTTTTACCGCCGGCGTCGGAACCCTGCTTTTCCAATGGATCACCGGGGGCAAAGTTCCCGTCTTTCTGGCTTCCTCCTTCGCCTTTATTGCGCCGATCATCTATGGCGTGCAGACCTGGGGGATTGCCTCAACCATGTGTGGTCTGGTGGCCGCAGGGGGCTTTTATGTGCTGCTCAGCCTGTTCGTGCGCTGGCGAGGAACCCGGGCCATCGCACGCATTTTCCCGCCCATTGTCACCGGGCCGGTGATCATGGTCATCGGACTCATTCTGGCGCCTGTCGCCGTCAATATGGCTTTGGGCAAGTCCGGTGATGGCGCCATCGTTCTGGTTGAAGGCTCGACGGCCATGATCGTCTCCATGACCTCTTTGGGGGCCACGCTCCTGGCCTCCCTCTTTGGCCGGGGCGTCGTGCGCCTCATCCCCATCTTGTGCGGGCTGGTGGTTGGCTACCTGTTGGCGCTTTTCTTCGGCATTGTCGACTTTTCCCGGGTCGCCGAGGCGGCCTGGCTGGCGATGCCCGCTTTCGTCCTGCCCGAATGGAATGCCGCGGCGATCCTGTTCATGATCCCGGTGGCTATCGCGCCGGCGATTGAACACTTTGGGGACGTGTTGGCCGTCAGTTCGGTGACGGGTAAAAACTATCTGAAAGATCCCGGTGTTCACCGCACCCTGCTCGGGGATGGTTTAGCCACTTCCATGGCCGCCATGCTGGGTGGACCTCCCAATACCACCTATTCGGAAGTGACCGGGGCCGTCGCTTTGACCAAGGTCTACAATCCCGCCGTTATGACCTGGACGGCTCTGGTCGCCATTGTGCTGGCTTTTGTCGGCAAGGTAGGCGCCCTTCTGCAGTCGGTTCCCGTGCCGGTCATGGGGGGCATTATGTTGCTGCTGTTTGGCGCGATCATGGTCGTTGGTCTCAACACCCTGGTTCGGGCCGGACAGGATCTGCTGGAACCACGCAATCTGGCCATTGTCTCTCTCGTGGTTGTCTTTGGGGTAGGGGGGATGAGTATACCCCTGGGTTCGGTCACTCTTTCAGGCATTGGTCTGGCCGGGATTCTCGGGGTGCTGCTGAATCTCATCCTTCCCCGGGGGGATAAAACTTCCGGTGAGGATGGGGCACGGGGGCCGGCGGTACCCCATTAG
- a CDS encoding TatD family hydrolase translates to MTEQQPWLIDTHAHLDNGQFDHDREEVISRARQEGIRYILTVGCDLDSSLQNLQIAEKHPFIYAAVGIHPHDAAQLDEKALAQLRTWVLEKNRVVAVGEIGLDFYRDRCPRDIQRLAFRQQIRLARELKKPIIVHDRDAHAEVLQILREEQATEVGGVVHCFSGDLAMARACIDLGFLISFPGSITYPKNEEVRDLIRLIPVDHFLVETDCPYLAPQPRRGKRNEPALVRHTAATIAEIKGLSLEDVCRVTNLNAFRLFGIGESDAASRIAYRIRDALYLNITNRCTNRCAFCAKFRDFTVKGHGLQLDHEPSAEEIIAAIGDPAGYSEIVFCGYGEPLIRLETVKEVAAWLKARGAKVRINTDGQANLVYGRNILPELKGLVDAISVSLNAADAETYQRICHSQFGLPAYEGVKAFLHEALAHIPSVTASAVAMPGIDMEACADVARDLGVEFRARPYNDLG, encoded by the coding sequence ATGACCGAACAGCAACCTTGGCTCATCGACACCCACGCGCATCTGGACAACGGACAATTCGACCACGACCGGGAGGAAGTCATCAGTCGGGCCCGCCAAGAGGGCATTCGTTACATCCTCACCGTGGGTTGCGACCTGGACAGTTCGCTACAAAATCTTCAGATAGCCGAAAAACACCCTTTCATCTACGCTGCCGTCGGCATCCATCCTCACGATGCCGCCCAGTTGGACGAGAAGGCGCTGGCGCAGCTGCGAACCTGGGTGCTGGAGAAGAACCGCGTGGTGGCGGTAGGTGAAATTGGCCTGGACTTCTACCGCGATCGCTGCCCCAGGGATATTCAGCGTCTGGCCTTTCGCCAGCAGATCCGGCTGGCCCGCGAACTCAAAAAGCCCATTATCGTTCACGACAGGGATGCCCACGCCGAGGTGCTGCAGATCCTGAGGGAGGAGCAGGCCACTGAGGTTGGCGGCGTCGTCCATTGCTTCAGCGGCGATCTGGCCATGGCCCGCGCCTGCATCGACCTGGGCTTTCTCATCTCCTTTCCAGGCTCCATCACCTATCCGAAAAACGAGGAAGTTCGCGATCTGATCCGGCTGATTCCGGTAGATCATTTTCTCGTCGAGACCGACTGCCCTTACCTTGCTCCCCAGCCCCGACGGGGGAAGAGAAACGAACCGGCCCTGGTGCGACATACCGCCGCAACGATCGCGGAAATCAAGGGATTATCTCTTGAGGACGTCTGTCGAGTGACCAATCTCAACGCCTTCCGGCTCTTCGGCATCGGGGAGTCCGATGCGGCCAGCCGCATCGCCTACCGCATCCGCGACGCCCTCTATCTCAACATCACCAATCGCTGCACCAACCGCTGCGCCTTCTGCGCCAAATTTAGAGACTTCACCGTCAAAGGCCATGGTCTGCAACTCGATCACGAGCCATCCGCAGAGGAGATTATCGCGGCGATCGGTGACCCGGCCGGCTACAGTGAAATCGTCTTCTGCGGTTACGGCGAACCCCTCATCCGCCTGGAGACGGTCAAGGAAGTGGCCGCCTGGCTCAAGGCCCGTGGCGCCAAGGTGCGCATCAACACCGACGGGCAAGCCAACCTGGTGTACGGCCGCAACATCCTGCCCGAGCTCAAGGGCCTGGTGGACGCCATTTCCGTCTCCCTCAACGCAGCCGACGCCGAAACCTACCAGCGCATCTGTCACTCCCAATTCGGCCTGCCGGCCTATGAGGGCGTCAAAGCCTTTCTGCACGAGGCCTTAGCCCATATCCCCTCGGTGACGGCCAGCGCCGTCGCCATGCCCGGTATCGACATGGAGGCCTGCGCCGACGTGGCCCGAGACCTGGGGGTCGAATTCAGGGCGCGACCCTACAACGATCTCGGCTGA
- the metG gene encoding methionine--tRNA ligase: MSKNFYITTPIYYVNDVPHIGHAYTTLACDVLARYKKSRGYEVFFLTGTDEHGQKVEKAAQAAGETPLELADRVVKRFQSLWEKLNIENTDFIRTTQERHKEGVRELFRRIEAKGDIYLGEYEDWYCTPCETFWTETQLLDGNCPDCGRPTDKLKEESYFFRMSKYQEQLIRHIEEHPDFIQPKSRRNEVLNFVKEGLRDLSISRTTFSWGIPVPGNDAHVIYVWFDALTNYITALGYPHDPDGNFAKFWPVDAHVIGKDILRFHTVYWPTFLLAAGVPLPKKVFAHGWWTVEGQKMSKSLRNVVEPNMLIDKYGVDAIRYFLLREVPFGLDGDFSHAALIHRINSDLANDLGNLMSRSSAMVNKYFDGILPEPTAADDMDKPLLDRIPGTLRGVDDHMDAMAFNKALQLIWDLISAGNKYIDDTAPWALAKDESLRPRLGTVMYNLMEIQRLVALLIEPFMPDTAQKMVEILGIDPASQSLEEKGAWGGLRPGTRIQKATPLFPRIEQD; the protein is encoded by the coding sequence ATGAGCAAAAACTTCTACATAACAACCCCCATCTATTACGTCAACGACGTCCCTCACATCGGCCACGCCTATACTACCCTAGCCTGTGATGTGCTTGCCCGCTACAAAAAGTCCCGCGGGTATGAGGTGTTTTTTCTGACCGGTACGGATGAGCATGGGCAGAAGGTCGAGAAAGCGGCCCAGGCGGCCGGGGAAACTCCCTTGGAACTGGCCGATCGCGTCGTCAAACGCTTCCAGTCGCTGTGGGAAAAACTCAACATCGAAAACACCGACTTTATCCGCACCACCCAGGAACGGCACAAAGAGGGGGTCCGTGAACTCTTCCGCCGTATCGAAGCCAAGGGAGATATCTACCTCGGTGAATATGAGGACTGGTACTGCACCCCCTGCGAGACGTTCTGGACCGAGACCCAGCTTCTCGATGGCAACTGCCCGGACTGCGGACGTCCTACGGACAAGCTCAAGGAGGAGTCCTATTTCTTCCGCATGAGCAAATACCAGGAGCAGCTGATCCGCCATATCGAGGAGCACCCTGACTTCATCCAGCCCAAAAGCCGGCGCAACGAGGTACTCAACTTCGTCAAGGAGGGACTGCGCGATCTCTCCATCTCCCGCACGACTTTTTCCTGGGGCATCCCCGTACCGGGCAACGACGCGCACGTCATTTATGTCTGGTTCGACGCGCTGACCAACTACATCACCGCCCTGGGTTATCCCCACGACCCCGACGGCAACTTTGCCAAGTTCTGGCCCGTCGACGCCCACGTCATCGGCAAGGACATTCTGCGTTTCCACACCGTCTACTGGCCGACCTTTCTACTGGCCGCCGGCGTGCCTCTGCCTAAAAAGGTCTTCGCCCACGGCTGGTGGACCGTCGAGGGGCAGAAGATGAGCAAGAGTCTGCGCAACGTCGTCGAACCCAACATGTTGATCGACAAGTACGGGGTTGACGCCATCCGCTACTTCCTGCTGCGCGAGGTTCCCTTCGGGCTCGACGGCGACTTTTCCCACGCCGCCCTCATCCATCGCATCAACTCCGACCTGGCCAATGATCTCGGCAACCTGATGAGTCGCAGTTCGGCCATGGTCAACAAGTATTTTGATGGTATCCTTCCCGAGCCGACAGCCGCTGACGACATGGACAAACCCTTGCTCGACCGCATCCCCGGAACGCTGCGGGGGGTCGACGACCACATGGACGCCATGGCCTTCAACAAGGCCCTGCAGCTGATTTGGGACCTCATCAGTGCCGGCAACAAATACATCGATGATACGGCGCCCTGGGCCCTGGCCAAGGACGAGAGCCTCCGGCCCCGCCTTGGCACCGTCATGTACAATCTCATGGAGATTCAGCGTCTCGTTGCCCTGCTCATCGAACCGTTCATGCCCGATACGGCCCAGAAAATGGTGGAAATCCTCGGGATCGATCCGGCCAGCCAGTCCCTGGAAGAAAAAGGCGCCTGGGGCGGCTTGCGCCCCGGCACCCGTATCCAGAAAGCGACCCCTCTGTTCCCCCGTATCGAACAGGATTAA